In Prunus dulcis chromosome 2, ALMONDv2, whole genome shotgun sequence, a single genomic region encodes these proteins:
- the LOC117617384 gene encoding probable transcriptional regulator SLK2 isoform X3, whose product MSFSSNNISMSGSSIMDGSSVVQQNSQHDHNSQQIQQNQQHQHPRQQGASSATSLATSQTGQVSLPMGARVPGAFIQDPNNLAHVQKKPRLDIKQEDMLQQQVLQQLLQRQDPMQFQGRNPQIQALLQQQRLRQQHQILQSMPQLQRAQLQQQQQQQQQQQQHQLQLRQLQQQSLQPVSSVKRPYDGGVCARRLMQYLYHQRQRPSDNSIAYWRKFVTEYYSPRAKKRWCLSLYDNVGHHALGVFPQAAMDAWQCDICGSKSGRGFEATFEVLPRLNEIKFGSGVIDELLFLDLPRECRFPSGVMMLEYGKAVQESVYEQLRVVREGQLRIIFTQDLKILSWEFCARRHEELLPRRLVAPQVNQLVQVAQKCQSTIAESGSDGISQQDLQTNSNMVLTAGRQLAKSLELQSLNDLGFSKRYVRCLQISEVVNSMKDLIDFCRENKVGPIEGLKVYPRHATAAKLQMQKMQEMEQLASAQGMPTDRNTLNKLMALHPGMNNQINNNHHMVNRGAMSGSAQAALQLTTYQNLLLRQNSMNSNANSLQQEASSSFNNSNHSPSSTFQGASALIPGSMQNLPGSGLSSPHLPSRQPHQMQQRSLSSNSLLPQNHSPSSQGNQALQQQVIQQLLQEMSNNSGGGGQQSLSGPNANVSVGRSGLSFGGNNPAATPATSNVSGGHGPAPSRSNSFKAAANSDSSAGGGNNAYNQRASDLPSNLHLQEDMVPDIAHEFTDNGFFNSDLDDNMGYGWKA is encoded by the exons ATGTCGTTCTCATCCAACAACATTAGCATGTCAGGGTCATCGATTATGGATGGGTCTTCCGTAGTGCAACAAAATTCTCAGCATGATCACAACTCTCAACAAATCCAGCAGAATCAGCAACACCAGCACCCGCGGCAGCAAGGGGCTTCTAGTGCTACTTCATTAGCCACGTCTCAAACTGGCCAGGTTTCCCTTCCCATGGGGGCGCGAGTACCTGGAGCTTTTATTCAGGATCCAAATAATTTGGCCCACGTCCAGAAAAAACCCCGGTTGGATATCAAGCAGGAAGATATGTTGCAGCAGCAGGTGTTACAGCAGCTACTGCAAAGGCAGGATCCCATGCAGTTCCAAGGCCGAAATCCACAAATACAAGCCTTGCTTCAGCAGCAGAGATTGCGGCAACAACATCAGATTTTGCAGTCTATGCCTCAACTGCAGAGAGCCCagttgcagcagcagcaacagcaacaacaacaacaacaacaacatcagTTGCAGTTGAGACAACTTCAACAACAATCTTTGCAGCCAGTATCTTCCGTTAAGCGCCCCTATGATGGCGGCGTATGTGCTCGTAGACTGATGCAATATCTATATCATCAGCGTCAACGGCCTTCT GACAATAGTATTGCCTATTGGAGGAAGTTTGTGACAGAGTATTACTCACCTCGTGCTAAGAAAAGATGGTGTTTGTCATTATATGATAATGTTGGGCATCATGCACTTGGTGTTTTCCCTCAGGCTGCTATG GATGCGTGGCAATGCGACATTTGCGGTTCTAAATCTGGAAGGGGTTTTG AGGCAACCTTTGAAGTGCTCCCTAGACTTAATGAGATCAAATTTGGTAGTGGAGTCATCGatgaacttttgtttttggactTGCCACGTGAATGTAGATTTCCTTCTGGTGTAATGATGTTGGAGTATGGGAAAGCAGTTCAAGAGAGTGTATACGAGCAACTTCGTGTTGTTCGGGAGGGTCAGCTTCGTATAATTTTTACGCAAGATTTAAAG ATATTGTCTTGGGAATTCTGTGCACGGCGCCATGAAGAACTTCTTCCTCGTAGGTTGGTTGCACCGCAG GTGAATCAGTTGGTTCAAGTTGCTCAGAAATGCCAAAGCACAATTGCTGAAAGTGGATCTGATGGGATATCTCAGCAGGATCTACAGACAAACAGCAATAT GGTACTGACAGCTGGGCGGCAGCTTGCAAAGAGTTTGGAGTTGCAGTCATTGAATGATTTGGGTTTTTCTAAAAGATATGTGAGGTGTTTGCAG ATCTCAGAGGTTGTCAATAGCATGAAAGACTTGATTGACTTCTGCAGGGAGAACAAAGTTGGGCCTATCG AGGGCTTGAAGGTCTATCCTCGGCATGCCACTGCAGCCAAGCTCCAGATGCAAAAGATGCAGGAAATGGAGCAGTTAGCAAGTGCTCAGGGTATGCCCACTGACAGGAACACTCTCAATAAGCTAATGGCATTGCATCCTGGGATGAATAACCAAATCAATAATAACCATCACATGGTCAATCGTGGAGCTATGAGTGGTTCAGCACAAGCTGCTTTGCAACTGACTACTTACCAGAATCTGCTCTTGAGGCAGAACTCAATGAACTCAAATGCAAACTCTCTTCAACAGGAGGCATCTTCTTCCTTCAATAATTCCAACCATAGCCCATCGTCAACATTCCAAGGTGCTTCTGCTTTAATACCCGGATCCATGCAGAACTTACCCGGTAGTGGTTTGTCAAGTCCCCATTTACCCTCACGACAGCCGCACCAGATGCAGCAGCGCTCACTTAGTTCCAATAGCTTGCTACCACAAAACCATTCACCTAGCTCCCAAGGAAACCAGGCCTTGCAGCAACAGGTGATCCAGCAACTGCTACAGGAGATGTCCAATAACAGTGGGGGAGGTGGACAACAATCTCTTTCTGGTCCAAATGCAAATGTTAGTGTGGGAAGGAGTGGGTTGAGTTTTGGAGGCAACAATCCAGCGGCAACTCCAGCCACATCCAATGTCTCCGGAGGTCATGGCCCTGCGCCAAGCAGGAGTAATAGCTTCAAGGCTGCTGCAAACAGTGACTCTTCGGCAGGTGGTGGTAACAATGCATACAACCAGAGAGCATCTGATTTACCCTCAAACCTTCACTTGCAGGAGGATATGGTACCAGACATCGCCCATGAATTCACAGACAACGGTTTTTTTAACAGTGATCTTGACGATAATATGGGGTATGGCTGGAAGGCGTGA
- the LOC117619347 gene encoding F-box protein PP2-A13-like: MGTGFSFFLGETSTGLLGSSLPAKPGLGDLPESCISSIFMYLDPPEICKLAQMNRAFRAASLADFVWESKLPSNFKFLVDKVLDHENLPKKEIYARLCQPNRFDGGTKEVWLDKSCGQVFLSISSRALRITGIDDRRYWSHIPTEESRFHTVAYLQQIWWVEALGELEFEFPRGSYSLYFRLQLGKTCPKRFGRRVCNADQVHGWHIKPVRFQLSTSDCQHALSECYLHQQGSWVHYHVGDFVVIDNHKPMKIKFSMVQIDCTHTKGGLSLDSVLIYPSKFREKLI; this comes from the exons ATGGGGACCggtttctctttctttctgggGGAAACCAGTACTGGATTATTAGGTTCTTCTCTTCCAGCAAAACCTGGTCTTGGAGACTTACCAGAGAGTTGTATCTCATCCATCTTTATGTACTTGGATCCGCCGGAGATTTGTAAATTGGCACAGATGAACAGGGCTTTCCGTGCTGCTTCTTTGGCTGATTTTGTTTGGGAGTCAAAGCTGCCATCAAACTTTAAGTTTCTTGTCGACAAAGTTCTTGATCATGAAAATTTGCCCAAGAAAGAGATTTACGCTAGGTTGTGCCAGCCCAATCGTTTTGACGGTGGCACCAAG GAAGTTTGGCTGGACAAGAGTTGTGGGCAAGTTTTCTTGTCCATTTCGTCCAGGGCATTGCGAATAACAGGAATAGATGATCGAAGATATTGGAGTCATATTCCAACTGAAGAATCAAG GTTCCACACAGTTGCATATCTTCAACAGATTTGGTGGGTTGAAGCTCTAGGTGAACTAGAATTTGAGTTTCCCCGGGGGAGCTATAGCCTATACTTCCGGCTTCAGCTAGGCAAAACCTGTCCAAAAAGATTTGGCCGACGAGTATGCAACGCCGATCAAGTCCATGGCTGGCACATCAAGCCTGTCCGCTTCCAGTTATCAACATCAGACTGCCAGCACGCTTTATCAGAATGTTATTTGCATCAACAAGGCAGTTGGGTTCATTACCATGTGGGTGATTTTGTTGTCATCGACAACCACAAGCCTATGAAGATCAAATTTTCAATGGTCCAGATTGATTGTACACACACCAAAGGCGGTCTCAGCTTAGACTCTGTGTTAATATACCCAAGCAAGTTTAGGGAAAAGTTAATATGA
- the LOC117617384 gene encoding probable transcriptional regulator SLK2 isoform X1 — translation MVPSRVAGGLAQSSSSSGIFFQGDGQSQLVVNSHLSSSFGNSSNSIPGTGRSNLGPVSGDMNNAVLSGVANSGPSVGASSLVTDANSVLSGGPHLQRSASINTESYLRLPASPMSFSSNNISMSGSSIMDGSSVVQQNSQHDHNSQQIQQNQQHQHPRQQGASSATSLATSQTGQVSLPMGARVPGAFIQDPNNLAHVQKKPRLDIKQEDMLQQQVLQQLLQRQDPMQFQGRNPQIQALLQQQRLRQQHQILQSMPQLQRAQLQQQQQQQQQQQQHQLQLRQLQQQSLQPVSSVKRPYDGGVCARRLMQYLYHQRQRPSDNSIAYWRKFVTEYYSPRAKKRWCLSLYDNVGHHALGVFPQAAMDAWQCDICGSKSGRGFEATFEVLPRLNEIKFGSGVIDELLFLDLPRECRFPSGVMMLEYGKAVQESVYEQLRVVREGQLRIIFTQDLKILSWEFCARRHEELLPRRLVAPQVNQLVQVAQKCQSTIAESGSDGISQQDLQTNSNMVLTAGRQLAKSLELQSLNDLGFSKRYVRCLQISEVVNSMKDLIDFCRENKVGPIEGLKVYPRHATAAKLQMQKMQEMEQLASAQGMPTDRNTLNKLMALHPGMNNQINNNHHMVNRGAMSGSAQAALQLTTYQNLLLRQNSMNSNANSLQQEASSSFNNSNHSPSSTFQGASALIPGSMQNLPGSGLSSPHLPSRQPHQMQQRSLSSNSLLPQNHSPSSQGNQALQQQVIQQLLQEMSNNSGGGGQQSLSGPNANVSVGRSGLSFGGNNPAATPATSNVSGGHGPAPSRSNSFKAAANSDSSAGGGNNAYNQRASDLPSNLHLQEDMVPDIAHEFTDNGFFNSDLDDNMGYGWKA, via the exons ATGGTGCCTTCTCGGGTGGCTGGAGGATTAGCGCAATCTTCATCAAGTTCTGGAATTTTCTTCCAAGGGGATGGGCAGTCTCAGCTTGTAGTTAACTCTCACTTGAGCTCATCTTTCGGGAACTCTTCTAATTCCATTCCTGGAACTGGGCGTTCAAATCTGGGTCCGGTTTCTGGGGACATGAATAATGCAGTTTTGAGCGGTGTGGCAAACTCAGGTCCAAGTGTTGGGGCAAGTTCTTTGGTCACAGATGCGAACTCTGTACTTTCAGGCGGTCCCCATTTGCAGAGAAGTGCAAGCATCAATACAGAGTCATACTTACGCTTACCAGCATCGCCCATGTCGTTCTCATCCAACAACATTAGCATGTCAGGGTCATCGATTATGGATGGGTCTTCCGTAGTGCAACAAAATTCTCAGCATGATCACAACTCTCAACAAATCCAGCAGAATCAGCAACACCAGCACCCGCGGCAGCAAGGGGCTTCTAGTGCTACTTCATTAGCCACGTCTCAAACTGGCCAGGTTTCCCTTCCCATGGGGGCGCGAGTACCTGGAGCTTTTATTCAGGATCCAAATAATTTGGCCCACGTCCAGAAAAAACCCCGGTTGGATATCAAGCAGGAAGATATGTTGCAGCAGCAGGTGTTACAGCAGCTACTGCAAAGGCAGGATCCCATGCAGTTCCAAGGCCGAAATCCACAAATACAAGCCTTGCTTCAGCAGCAGAGATTGCGGCAACAACATCAGATTTTGCAGTCTATGCCTCAACTGCAGAGAGCCCagttgcagcagcagcaacagcaacaacaacaacaacaacaacatcagTTGCAGTTGAGACAACTTCAACAACAATCTTTGCAGCCAGTATCTTCCGTTAAGCGCCCCTATGATGGCGGCGTATGTGCTCGTAGACTGATGCAATATCTATATCATCAGCGTCAACGGCCTTCT GACAATAGTATTGCCTATTGGAGGAAGTTTGTGACAGAGTATTACTCACCTCGTGCTAAGAAAAGATGGTGTTTGTCATTATATGATAATGTTGGGCATCATGCACTTGGTGTTTTCCCTCAGGCTGCTATG GATGCGTGGCAATGCGACATTTGCGGTTCTAAATCTGGAAGGGGTTTTG AGGCAACCTTTGAAGTGCTCCCTAGACTTAATGAGATCAAATTTGGTAGTGGAGTCATCGatgaacttttgtttttggactTGCCACGTGAATGTAGATTTCCTTCTGGTGTAATGATGTTGGAGTATGGGAAAGCAGTTCAAGAGAGTGTATACGAGCAACTTCGTGTTGTTCGGGAGGGTCAGCTTCGTATAATTTTTACGCAAGATTTAAAG ATATTGTCTTGGGAATTCTGTGCACGGCGCCATGAAGAACTTCTTCCTCGTAGGTTGGTTGCACCGCAG GTGAATCAGTTGGTTCAAGTTGCTCAGAAATGCCAAAGCACAATTGCTGAAAGTGGATCTGATGGGATATCTCAGCAGGATCTACAGACAAACAGCAATAT GGTACTGACAGCTGGGCGGCAGCTTGCAAAGAGTTTGGAGTTGCAGTCATTGAATGATTTGGGTTTTTCTAAAAGATATGTGAGGTGTTTGCAG ATCTCAGAGGTTGTCAATAGCATGAAAGACTTGATTGACTTCTGCAGGGAGAACAAAGTTGGGCCTATCG AGGGCTTGAAGGTCTATCCTCGGCATGCCACTGCAGCCAAGCTCCAGATGCAAAAGATGCAGGAAATGGAGCAGTTAGCAAGTGCTCAGGGTATGCCCACTGACAGGAACACTCTCAATAAGCTAATGGCATTGCATCCTGGGATGAATAACCAAATCAATAATAACCATCACATGGTCAATCGTGGAGCTATGAGTGGTTCAGCACAAGCTGCTTTGCAACTGACTACTTACCAGAATCTGCTCTTGAGGCAGAACTCAATGAACTCAAATGCAAACTCTCTTCAACAGGAGGCATCTTCTTCCTTCAATAATTCCAACCATAGCCCATCGTCAACATTCCAAGGTGCTTCTGCTTTAATACCCGGATCCATGCAGAACTTACCCGGTAGTGGTTTGTCAAGTCCCCATTTACCCTCACGACAGCCGCACCAGATGCAGCAGCGCTCACTTAGTTCCAATAGCTTGCTACCACAAAACCATTCACCTAGCTCCCAAGGAAACCAGGCCTTGCAGCAACAGGTGATCCAGCAACTGCTACAGGAGATGTCCAATAACAGTGGGGGAGGTGGACAACAATCTCTTTCTGGTCCAAATGCAAATGTTAGTGTGGGAAGGAGTGGGTTGAGTTTTGGAGGCAACAATCCAGCGGCAACTCCAGCCACATCCAATGTCTCCGGAGGTCATGGCCCTGCGCCAAGCAGGAGTAATAGCTTCAAGGCTGCTGCAAACAGTGACTCTTCGGCAGGTGGTGGTAACAATGCATACAACCAGAGAGCATCTGATTTACCCTCAAACCTTCACTTGCAGGAGGATATGGTACCAGACATCGCCCATGAATTCACAGACAACGGTTTTTTTAACAGTGATCTTGACGATAATATGGGGTATGGCTGGAAGGCGTGA
- the LOC117619414 gene encoding dihydrodipicolinate reductase-like protein CRR1, chloroplastic — protein MAVGLSCQFHSLACKTYQHPNAKSRPSMFCSMQPPQNNIKVIINGAAKEIGRAAVIAVTRARGMEVAGAVDSYLVGEDIGKVCDMEEPLEIPITNDLTMVLGSISQSKALGVVVDFTEPSKVYDNVKQATAFGMRSVVYVPQIKLETVSALSAFCEKASMGCLVAPTLSIGSILLQQAAISASFHYNNVEIVESRATATDFPSSDATQIANNLSNLGQIYNREDISTDVQARGQVLGEDGVRVHSLVLPGLPASTTVYFSRLGEVYSLKHDITDVQCLMPGLLLAIRKIVRIKNLVYGLEKFL, from the exons ATGGCAGTAGGTCTGAGCTGCCAATTTCACTCTCTGGCCTGCAAGACTTATCAACATCCCAATGCCAAATCAAGACCTTCCATGTTTTGCTCAATGCAACCTCCTCAGAACAACATCAAGGTAATTATAAATGGAGCAGCAAAGGAAATAGGAAGGGCGGCTGTAATTGCAGTGACTAGAGCCAGAGGGATGGAGGTGGCTGGTGCAGTGGATTCTTATCTAGTAGGAGAAGATATTGGCAAG GTGTGTGACATGGAAGAGCCTCTGGAAATACCAATAACCAATGATCTCACAATGGTCTTAGGCTCCATTTCTCAG TCCAAAGCATTGGGGGTAGTTGTTGATTTCACTGAGCCTTCCAAAGTCTATGACAATGTAAAACAG GCAACAGCATTTGGGATGAGAAGTGTGGTTTATGTGCCTCAGATTAAGTTAGAAACAGTATCAGCATTATCTGCATTCTGTGAGAAAGCCAGCATG GGTTGTCTTGTTGCACCAACTCTATCCATTGGGTCTATACTCCTACAACAAGCTGCAATTTCAGCTTCCTTCCACTACAACAATGTAGAAATCGTCGAATCAAGGGCAACTGCAACG GATTTTCCATCATCAGATGCAACCCAAATTGCCAACAACCTGTCTAACCTTGGCCAGATTTACAACAGAGAAGATATTTCAACAGATGTTCAA GCAAGGGGCCAAGTTCTGGGAGAAGATGGAGTTCGTGTGCACAGCTTAGTCCTTCCAGGGCTTCCTGCCAGCACAACGGTTTACTTTTCTCGTCTAGGAGAG GTTTACTCTCTGAAACATGACATCACAGATGTGCAATGTCTCATGCCAGGCCTTCTCCTAGCAATTAGAAAGATTGTGCGCATTAAG AACCTGGTGTATGGGTtggagaaatttttataa
- the LOC117617384 gene encoding probable transcriptional regulator SLK2 isoform X2 yields the protein MVPSRVAGGLAQSSSSSGIFFQGDGQSQLVVNSHLSSSFGNSSNSIPGTGRSNLGPVSGDMNNAVLSGVANSGPSVGASSLVTDANSVLSGGPHLQRSASINTESYLRLPASPMSFSSNNISMSGSSIMDGSSVVQQNSQHDHNSQQIQQNQQHQHPRQQGASSATSLATSQTGQVSLPMGARVPGAFIQDPNNLAHVQKKPRLDIKQEDMLQQQVLQQLLQRQDPMQFQGRNPQIQALLQQQRLRQQHQILQSMPQLQRAQLQQQQQQQQQQQQHQLQLRQLQQQSLQPVSSVKRPYDGGVCARRLMQYLYHQRQRPSDAWQCDICGSKSGRGFEATFEVLPRLNEIKFGSGVIDELLFLDLPRECRFPSGVMMLEYGKAVQESVYEQLRVVREGQLRIIFTQDLKILSWEFCARRHEELLPRRLVAPQVNQLVQVAQKCQSTIAESGSDGISQQDLQTNSNMVLTAGRQLAKSLELQSLNDLGFSKRYVRCLQISEVVNSMKDLIDFCRENKVGPIEGLKVYPRHATAAKLQMQKMQEMEQLASAQGMPTDRNTLNKLMALHPGMNNQINNNHHMVNRGAMSGSAQAALQLTTYQNLLLRQNSMNSNANSLQQEASSSFNNSNHSPSSTFQGASALIPGSMQNLPGSGLSSPHLPSRQPHQMQQRSLSSNSLLPQNHSPSSQGNQALQQQVIQQLLQEMSNNSGGGGQQSLSGPNANVSVGRSGLSFGGNNPAATPATSNVSGGHGPAPSRSNSFKAAANSDSSAGGGNNAYNQRASDLPSNLHLQEDMVPDIAHEFTDNGFFNSDLDDNMGYGWKA from the exons ATGGTGCCTTCTCGGGTGGCTGGAGGATTAGCGCAATCTTCATCAAGTTCTGGAATTTTCTTCCAAGGGGATGGGCAGTCTCAGCTTGTAGTTAACTCTCACTTGAGCTCATCTTTCGGGAACTCTTCTAATTCCATTCCTGGAACTGGGCGTTCAAATCTGGGTCCGGTTTCTGGGGACATGAATAATGCAGTTTTGAGCGGTGTGGCAAACTCAGGTCCAAGTGTTGGGGCAAGTTCTTTGGTCACAGATGCGAACTCTGTACTTTCAGGCGGTCCCCATTTGCAGAGAAGTGCAAGCATCAATACAGAGTCATACTTACGCTTACCAGCATCGCCCATGTCGTTCTCATCCAACAACATTAGCATGTCAGGGTCATCGATTATGGATGGGTCTTCCGTAGTGCAACAAAATTCTCAGCATGATCACAACTCTCAACAAATCCAGCAGAATCAGCAACACCAGCACCCGCGGCAGCAAGGGGCTTCTAGTGCTACTTCATTAGCCACGTCTCAAACTGGCCAGGTTTCCCTTCCCATGGGGGCGCGAGTACCTGGAGCTTTTATTCAGGATCCAAATAATTTGGCCCACGTCCAGAAAAAACCCCGGTTGGATATCAAGCAGGAAGATATGTTGCAGCAGCAGGTGTTACAGCAGCTACTGCAAAGGCAGGATCCCATGCAGTTCCAAGGCCGAAATCCACAAATACAAGCCTTGCTTCAGCAGCAGAGATTGCGGCAACAACATCAGATTTTGCAGTCTATGCCTCAACTGCAGAGAGCCCagttgcagcagcagcaacagcaacaacaacaacaacaacaacatcagTTGCAGTTGAGACAACTTCAACAACAATCTTTGCAGCCAGTATCTTCCGTTAAGCGCCCCTATGATGGCGGCGTATGTGCTCGTAGACTGATGCAATATCTATATCATCAGCGTCAACGGCCTTCT GATGCGTGGCAATGCGACATTTGCGGTTCTAAATCTGGAAGGGGTTTTG AGGCAACCTTTGAAGTGCTCCCTAGACTTAATGAGATCAAATTTGGTAGTGGAGTCATCGatgaacttttgtttttggactTGCCACGTGAATGTAGATTTCCTTCTGGTGTAATGATGTTGGAGTATGGGAAAGCAGTTCAAGAGAGTGTATACGAGCAACTTCGTGTTGTTCGGGAGGGTCAGCTTCGTATAATTTTTACGCAAGATTTAAAG ATATTGTCTTGGGAATTCTGTGCACGGCGCCATGAAGAACTTCTTCCTCGTAGGTTGGTTGCACCGCAG GTGAATCAGTTGGTTCAAGTTGCTCAGAAATGCCAAAGCACAATTGCTGAAAGTGGATCTGATGGGATATCTCAGCAGGATCTACAGACAAACAGCAATAT GGTACTGACAGCTGGGCGGCAGCTTGCAAAGAGTTTGGAGTTGCAGTCATTGAATGATTTGGGTTTTTCTAAAAGATATGTGAGGTGTTTGCAG ATCTCAGAGGTTGTCAATAGCATGAAAGACTTGATTGACTTCTGCAGGGAGAACAAAGTTGGGCCTATCG AGGGCTTGAAGGTCTATCCTCGGCATGCCACTGCAGCCAAGCTCCAGATGCAAAAGATGCAGGAAATGGAGCAGTTAGCAAGTGCTCAGGGTATGCCCACTGACAGGAACACTCTCAATAAGCTAATGGCATTGCATCCTGGGATGAATAACCAAATCAATAATAACCATCACATGGTCAATCGTGGAGCTATGAGTGGTTCAGCACAAGCTGCTTTGCAACTGACTACTTACCAGAATCTGCTCTTGAGGCAGAACTCAATGAACTCAAATGCAAACTCTCTTCAACAGGAGGCATCTTCTTCCTTCAATAATTCCAACCATAGCCCATCGTCAACATTCCAAGGTGCTTCTGCTTTAATACCCGGATCCATGCAGAACTTACCCGGTAGTGGTTTGTCAAGTCCCCATTTACCCTCACGACAGCCGCACCAGATGCAGCAGCGCTCACTTAGTTCCAATAGCTTGCTACCACAAAACCATTCACCTAGCTCCCAAGGAAACCAGGCCTTGCAGCAACAGGTGATCCAGCAACTGCTACAGGAGATGTCCAATAACAGTGGGGGAGGTGGACAACAATCTCTTTCTGGTCCAAATGCAAATGTTAGTGTGGGAAGGAGTGGGTTGAGTTTTGGAGGCAACAATCCAGCGGCAACTCCAGCCACATCCAATGTCTCCGGAGGTCATGGCCCTGCGCCAAGCAGGAGTAATAGCTTCAAGGCTGCTGCAAACAGTGACTCTTCGGCAGGTGGTGGTAACAATGCATACAACCAGAGAGCATCTGATTTACCCTCAAACCTTCACTTGCAGGAGGATATGGTACCAGACATCGCCCATGAATTCACAGACAACGGTTTTTTTAACAGTGATCTTGACGATAATATGGGGTATGGCTGGAAGGCGTGA
- the LOC117619020 gene encoding BAG family molecular chaperone regulator 1, which translates to MMRMKTKTTGVALSELNGSSGSGGHESGPAEWELRPGGMLVQKRNPDSDRNIAPPPTIRVRVKYGSIYHEINISAQSSFGDLKKMLAGPTGLHHQDQKLIFKDKERDSKAFLDMSGVKDRSKMVLVEDPISQEKRYLEMRRNAKMEKASKSISEISLEVDRLAGQVSALESIITKGKKVAEQDVLTLIEQLMNQLLKLDGIMGDGDVKLQRKMQVRRVQKCVETLDILKAKNSTPSSNGGQTPKQVQQKHSNGHRHGAIHQQPQSHYSGNGNLLTPIQEHQPRHSVGYSPLHQQGQQQPSRHSASGPVVVTTQWETFDSAPALIPTSSTSKSASATNHSGYPKFNWESFE; encoded by the exons ATGATGAGAATGAAGACGAAGACAACAGGGGTGGCACTGTCAGAGTTGAATGGAAGTTCTGGCAGTGGCGGACATGAGTCGGGGCCAGCCGAGTGGGAGCTTAGACCAGGAGGAATGTTGGTTCAGAAACGAAATCCAGACTCTGATCGGAACATAGCCCCTCCACCGACAATTAGAGTTAGGGTCAAATATGGGTCCATTTACCATGAAATCAATATTAGCGCTCAATCTTCCTTTG GGGACTTGAAGAAAATGTTGGCTGGACCGACGGGTTTGCATCATCAAGATCAGAAGCTGATATTCAAAGACAAGGAGAGGGACTCAAAGGCTTTTCTTGACATGTCAGGGGTGAAGGACCGATCGAAGATGGTGTTAGTTGAGGACCCAATTAGCCAAGAAAAGCGATATCTCGAGATGCGACGAAATGCAAAGATGGAGAAGGCTTCAAAGTCCATCTCTGAAATCAGCTTGGAAGTAGATAGGCTCGCTGGCCAG GTGTCGGCTCTTGAATCAATAATCACCAAAGGTAAAAAAGTTGCAGAACAAGATGTGCTTACTCTGATTGAGCAACTGATGAACCAATTGCTTAAACTAGACGGAATCATGGGCGATGGAGATGTGAAATTGCAGAGGAAAATGCAG GTGAGGAGAGTGCAGAAGTGTGTTGAAACTCTGGATATATTGAAAGCTAAAAACTCCACGCCTAGCAGCAATGGAGGTCAGACTCCAAAGCAAGTTCAGCAGAAGCATTCTAATGGGCATAGACATGGAGCAATCCATCAACAGCCTCAAAGTCATTACAGTGGAAATGGGAATTTGCTAACACCAATTCAAGAGCATCAACCAAGGCATTCAGTTGGATATTCACCTTTACATCAGCAAGGGCAACAACAACCATCAAGGCATTCAGCTTCAGGGCCAGTAGTTGTCACCACACAGTGGGAGACATTCGATTCTGCCCCGGCATTGATCCCAACCTCTTCGACATCCAAATCGGCCTCAGCCACCAATCATTCTGGCTATCCTAAGTTTAATTGGGAATCGTTCGAGTAA